Proteins from a genomic interval of Euleptes europaea isolate rEulEur1 chromosome 18, rEulEur1.hap1, whole genome shotgun sequence:
- the TLCD3B gene encoding ceramide synthase, which produces MFHALVAGGIVFPGLFLLSKNGLKWLPWLRWEEADAVIVSARLVSSVQAIMASTVGYIVSSSCKHIIDDQHWLTATYTQFAIPYFIYDIYAMFMCHWHKHRVKGHEAAAGARSLRAVTRTYLHKEFLMVVHHLFMVLVCFPVSVLWRQGKGDFFLGCMLMAEVSTPFVCLGKVLILYKQQHTLLHKVNGVIMLVTFFCCRILLFPYMYWVYGKYVGLPLYRVPFSIPAEYNLGSAILMAPQLYWFGLICRGAFRVFSRARRAGKDQALRNGHRPEEAQALD; this is translated from the exons ATGTTTCACGCCCTGGTAGCAGGGGGCATTGTCTTCCCTGGCCTCTTCTTGTTGTCCAAGAACGGCCTCAAGTGGCTGCCGTGGCTGCGATGGGAGGAGGCCGACGCGGTCATCGTCTCCGCCAG GCTCGTCTCCTCGGTGCAGGCCATCATGGCTTCTACCGTCGGCTACATCGTCTCCTCGTCCTGCAAGCACATCATCGACGACCA ACACTGGCTGACTGCCACCTACACCCAGTTTGCCATTCCCTACTTCATCTACGACATCTACGCCATGTTCATGTGCCATTggcacaagcaccgggtcaagGGGCACGAGGCCGCGGCGGGAGCACGATCGCTGCGCGCCGTCACCCGCACCTACTTGCACAAGGAGTTCCTCATGGTGGTTCACCACCTCTTCATGGTGCTGGTCTGCTTCCCTGTGTCTGTG CTTTGGCGCCAGGGCAAGGGAGACTTCTTCCTGGGCTGCATGCTAATGGCTGAAGTCAGCACCCCTTTTGTCTGCCTCGGCAAGGTCCTCATTCTG TACAAGCAGCAGCACACCCTTCTGCATAAGGTGAACGGGGTCATCATGCTGGTGACATTCTTCTGCTGCCGGATCCTGCTCTTCCCATACATGTACTGGGTATACGGGAAGTACGTTGGGCTCCCCCTCTACCGCGTGCCCTTCTCCATCCCCGCTGAGTACAACTTGGGGTCGGCGATCCTCATGGCGCCCCAGCTTTACTGGTTCGGCCTCATCTGCCGTGGGGCCTTCCGCGTTTTTTCCCGTGCCCGGAGGGCCGGGAAGGACCAGGCCTTGCGAAACGGGCACAGACCAGAGGAAGCACAGGCGCTGGACTGA
- the LOC130490085 gene encoding uncharacterized protein LOC130490085, with protein MATPSPNPPPDLPFAATLFLPLPAIVFLAVGFYLLLLMLVLVLRQCLLARGLCANCCSCQKGSLPSVCECCLACAESCDCALPSPTRCLDDCCRCTSGWDRGSCSTLPSWCPLCDCACAYQPPDCQSINCICFEIKLR; from the exons ATGGCA ACTCCATCGCCGAACCCTCCACCAGACCTCCCTTTCGCCGCCACTTTGTTCCTGCCCCTCCCCGCCATCGTCTTCTTGGCCGTTGGTTTCTACCTTCTGCTCCTGATGCTGGTCTTGGTCCTGCGACAGTGCCTGCTG GCCCGTGGCCTCTGTGCCAACTGCTGTTCGTGCCAAAAGGGGTCTTTGCCAAGTGTATGCGAATGTTGTTTGGCCTGTGCAGAGTCATGTGACtgtgccctcccttccccaactcgCTGTCTGGATGACTGCTGCCGCTGCACTAGC ggttgggacagggggtcttgCTCCACCCTGCCCAGCTGGTGTCCACTCTGCGACTGTGCCTGTGCCTACCAGCCCCCAGACTGTCAGAGCATCAATTGCATTTGCTTCGAGATAAAATTGCGATGA
- the LOC130489696 gene encoding crk-like protein, whose translation MLLQAMSAFGDAHEWYMGALSRQEAAAYLQGHRHGTFLVRDSTTCPGDYVLSVSENSKVSHYIINSLPGRLRIGEHEFDGFPSLLDFYRLHYLDTTTLVAPVGRVVAPASAQPPPAGEWVRALYDFVGRDQEDLPFSKGEPLRVLAKPEEQWWTAQRADGRVGMIPVPYVQPCPYAHPSSHGAPRHAPVIARAVQRRVPGANDKTALAFEVGDLIAVTKMNVNGQWEGELNGRRGHFPFTHVKVLDPEEAS comes from the exons ATGCTTCTCCAAGCCATGTCGGCTTTTGGGGATGCTCACGAGTGGTATATGGGAGCTCTGAGCCGGCAGGAAGCAGCTGCCTATCTCCAGGGACACCGCCACGGAACCTTCTTGGTGCGGGACAGTACCACGTGCCCTGGAGACTACGTGCTCTCTGTCAGCGAGAACTCCAAG GTCTCTCACTACATCATAAACAGCCTCCCTGGGCGCCTACGGATTGGAGAGCATGAGTTTGATGGTTTCCCTTCTCTGCTCGATTTCTACCGCCTCCACTACCTGGACACTACCACCCTGGTGGCCCCTGTGGGCCGGGTCGTGGCCCCTGCATCTGCTCAGCCCCCTCCTGCTGGCGAATGGGTGCGCGCCCTCTACGATTTCGTTGGCCGTGATCAGGAGGACCTCCCATTCTCCAAAGGGGAACCGCTGAGGGTGCTGGCCAAGCCTGAGGAGCAGTGGTGGACAGCGCAGCGCGCGGATGGGCGTGTGGGGATGATTCCTGTGCCCTATGTCCAGCCCTGCCCGTATGCTCACCCCAGCAGCCACGGTGCCCCTCGCCATGCTCCGGTAATCGCAAGAGCAGTGCAACGGAGGGTTCCAGGGGCCAACGACAAGACGGCCCTGGCCTTTGAG GTGGGTGACCTCATTGCTGTTACCAAGATGAATGTCAACGGCCAATGGGAGGGGGAGCTGAATGGGCGCCGCGGCCACTTCCCGTTCACCCACGTCAAAGTCCTCGACCCCGAGGAAGCCAGCTGA